From the genome of Duffyella gerundensis, one region includes:
- the rhlE gene encoding ATP-dependent RNA helicase RhlE — MSFDSLGLSADILRAVAEQGYQEPTPIQKQAIPVVLAGRDLMASAQTGTGKTAGFTLPLLQLLSNADDQPKGRRPVRALILTPTRELAAQIGENVNDYSKYLNLRSMVVFGGVSINPQMMKLRSGVDVLVATPGRLLDLAQQNAVDLSKVEILVLDEADRMLDMGFIHDIRRVLSRLPARRQNLLFSATFSDEIKSLAEKLLTNPEEVSVARRNTASEQITQNVHMVDKKRKRELLSFLIGRDNWQQVLVFTRTKHGANHLAEQLNKDGITAAAIHGNKSQGARTRALADFKSGQIRVLVATDIAARGLDIEELPHVVNYELPNVPEDYVHRIGRTGRAAATGEALSLVCVDELKLLRDIERLLKREIPRMAIDGYEPDPSIKAEPILNGRQQRGGGGGGNGGGRGRAPQGGGRDRSAGGERRSSSSGDRSAAGGERRASSDRPAAASGQRRAPQATTADGARRTRPRRAANGNTGNRGNE, encoded by the coding sequence ATGTCTTTTGATTCTCTCGGCCTGAGTGCCGATATTCTGCGTGCGGTTGCCGAGCAAGGCTACCAGGAACCTACTCCTATCCAGAAGCAGGCCATTCCTGTGGTTCTGGCAGGTCGCGACCTGATGGCCAGCGCGCAGACCGGCACCGGTAAAACCGCGGGTTTTACCCTGCCGCTGCTGCAACTGCTGAGCAATGCCGACGACCAGCCTAAAGGGCGTCGTCCGGTACGCGCGTTGATCCTCACGCCAACCCGTGAGCTTGCCGCCCAGATCGGTGAAAACGTTAACGATTACAGTAAATACCTTAACCTGCGTTCGATGGTGGTTTTCGGCGGCGTGAGCATTAACCCGCAGATGATGAAACTGCGCAGCGGTGTTGATGTGCTGGTTGCCACCCCGGGCCGTCTGCTCGATTTGGCACAGCAGAACGCCGTAGACCTGTCGAAGGTCGAAATTCTGGTGCTGGATGAAGCGGACCGTATGCTGGATATGGGCTTTATTCACGACATCCGTCGTGTGCTGTCCCGACTGCCTGCGCGTCGTCAGAACCTGCTGTTCTCCGCGACCTTCTCCGATGAGATCAAGTCACTGGCTGAGAAGCTGCTGACCAATCCTGAGGAAGTCTCGGTTGCCCGTCGCAACACCGCCTCTGAGCAGATTACCCAGAACGTGCATATGGTGGATAAGAAGCGTAAGCGCGAGCTGCTCTCTTTCCTGATTGGCCGTGATAACTGGCAGCAGGTGCTGGTGTTTACCCGCACCAAGCATGGCGCCAACCATCTGGCTGAACAGCTGAATAAAGATGGTATCACCGCCGCAGCGATCCACGGCAACAAGAGCCAGGGCGCACGTACCCGCGCATTGGCTGATTTCAAATCAGGTCAGATCCGCGTACTGGTAGCAACCGATATTGCGGCGCGTGGCCTCGATATCGAAGAGCTGCCGCACGTGGTGAACTATGAACTGCCTAACGTACCGGAAGATTACGTGCACCGTATTGGCCGTACCGGCCGTGCCGCCGCAACCGGTGAAGCGTTGTCGCTGGTATGCGTCGACGAACTGAAGCTGCTGCGTGATATTGAGCGCCTGCTGAAGCGTGAAATCCCGCGTATGGCTATCGACGGTTACGAGCCCGATCCAAGCATCAAAGCTGAGCCGATCCTTAACGGTCGCCAGCAGCGTGGCGGCGGTGGCGGTGGTAACGGCGGCGGACGCGGTCGTGCACCACAGGGCGGCGGTCGTGACCGTTCCGCTGGCGGTGAGCGTCGCAGCAGCAGCAGCGGCGATCGCAGTGCGGCAGGCGGTGAACGTCGTGCTTCCTCCGATCGTCCGGCAGCGGCCAGCGGCCAACGTCGTGCGCCACAGGCAACGACCGCTGACGGCGCACGCCGTACGCGTCCGCGCCGTGCCGCCAACGGCAATACCGGTAACCGCGGCAACGAATAA
- a CDS encoding response regulator transcription factor, with protein sequence MATRHHAFTIRIAILDDHPIVRWGMQNFLSMEKDLELTGSFGQSTELLAALRDSCPDVLLLDYMLEEGEIDGLALIRNLMTRYPRLKILLTSSLESPAVIRMAMKAGIKGFVGKSEHPQTIVKAIRYVAQGKIFLTDMLDWEMQDARKEIGEPSGTSLAVAALSARESEVLRCFLDGMSVGEIALKYKRSRKTISGQKQSALRKLSIKTDAELFRYRESLFTQP encoded by the coding sequence ATGGCGACAAGACACCACGCATTTACAATCCGTATTGCCATTCTCGACGATCACCCCATCGTGCGCTGGGGTATGCAAAACTTTCTCAGTATGGAAAAAGATCTGGAGCTGACCGGCAGTTTTGGTCAGTCTACGGAACTGCTGGCCGCGCTGCGTGACAGCTGCCCGGATGTCTTGCTGCTGGATTACATGCTGGAAGAGGGCGAAATCGACGGTCTGGCGCTGATTCGCAATTTGATGACGCGCTACCCACGGCTGAAAATCCTGCTTACCTCCTCGCTGGAAAGCCCGGCGGTAATCCGCATGGCGATGAAGGCGGGCATCAAGGGGTTTGTCGGCAAAAGCGAACATCCGCAAACCATCGTTAAGGCGATTCGCTATGTGGCGCAGGGAAAAATCTTTCTCACCGATATGCTCGACTGGGAGATGCAGGATGCCCGCAAAGAGATAGGCGAGCCCAGCGGCACCAGCCTGGCGGTTGCCGCGCTCAGTGCGCGTGAATCGGAGGTGCTGCGCTGTTTTCTTGATGGCATGAGCGTTGGTGAAATTGCCCTGAAATATAAACGCAGCCGCAAAACCATCAGTGGGCAGAAGCAGTCGGCGCTGCGCAAGCTCAGCATCAAAACTGACGCCGAGCTGTTTCGTTATCGCGAAAGTTTGTTTACGCAACCCTGA
- a CDS encoding inorganic phosphate transporter: MSQYSLIAGRATAPRHRSTTVIALLIIATLLYAAFSLLQEWQQSGGNAALPWMLLALLTALAFEFVNGFHDTANAVATVIYTRSLSPTTAVIWSGICNFLGVLLSSGVVAFGMIALLPADMLHASASGDGMTMVFALLFSALSWNLATWYFGLPSSSSHALIGSVLGVGMANALLHHHSLAQGVDWQQAIKVGYALLLSPLVGFGCAALLLLAGKAVLRDRQLFQAPQGNQPPPFWIRGMLILTCSGVSFAHGSNDGQKGMGLMMLILATTLPVGMSMNAALSPEQNGQLAVQVQESQLQLSRVVPNQLLLGDPQSVLQRDTLDQQTLPALVGLLSRIAAELREFGSSADSPPDRALALRDAMLLASDTIGKLQRSTLVLPAETTHSLMQVKVEMDRASQAIPLWVKISVALALGLGTVVGFRRIVITVGERIGRQHLNYAQGASAELVAMATIGMADGAGLPVSTTHVLTSGVAGTMVANRSGLQMLTLRRLAVAWLLTLPVSILLAALLYLIFSGF, encoded by the coding sequence ATGAGCCAGTACAGCCTGATTGCCGGACGCGCTACCGCGCCGCGCCACCGTTCCACCACCGTTATTGCGCTGCTGATTATTGCCACGCTGCTTTATGCTGCCTTCAGCCTGTTGCAGGAATGGCAGCAGAGCGGCGGAAATGCCGCGCTGCCGTGGATGCTGTTAGCGCTGCTGACCGCACTGGCCTTTGAATTTGTTAACGGTTTTCATGATACCGCCAACGCGGTAGCCACGGTGATTTATACCCGCTCGCTGTCGCCCACCACGGCGGTGATCTGGTCCGGTATCTGCAACTTTCTCGGCGTGCTGCTCTCCAGCGGCGTGGTGGCCTTCGGCATGATCGCGCTGTTGCCGGCTGATATGCTGCACGCCTCTGCCAGCGGCGACGGCATGACGATGGTGTTTGCGCTGCTGTTCTCAGCGCTGAGCTGGAACCTCGCCACCTGGTATTTTGGCCTGCCCTCTTCTTCTTCTCATGCGCTGATCGGCTCTGTCCTCGGCGTCGGCATGGCCAATGCGCTGTTGCACCATCACAGCCTGGCGCAGGGCGTTGACTGGCAGCAGGCGATCAAAGTGGGTTACGCACTGTTGCTTTCACCACTGGTGGGCTTTGGCTGTGCCGCGCTACTGCTGCTGGCAGGAAAAGCAGTACTACGCGATCGCCAGCTGTTTCAGGCGCCGCAGGGCAATCAGCCGCCACCTTTCTGGATCCGCGGTATGCTGATTCTTACCTGTTCCGGCGTCTCCTTTGCCCACGGCTCTAACGACGGGCAGAAAGGCATGGGATTGATGATGTTAATTCTGGCCACCACGCTGCCGGTTGGCATGTCGATGAATGCCGCACTCTCGCCTGAACAGAACGGGCAGCTCGCTGTACAGGTACAGGAGAGCCAGTTGCAGCTCAGCCGGGTCGTGCCGAATCAGTTACTGTTGGGCGATCCACAAAGCGTGCTGCAGCGCGATACCCTTGATCAACAAACACTGCCTGCGCTGGTGGGTTTGCTCAGCCGCATCGCCGCCGAGCTGCGGGAGTTTGGTTCGTCAGCCGACAGTCCCCCTGACAGAGCGCTAGCACTGCGTGATGCCATGCTGCTCGCCAGTGACACCATTGGCAAACTGCAGCGCAGCACGCTGGTGCTGCCCGCTGAGACCACACATAGCCTGATGCAGGTGAAGGTTGAGATGGATCGCGCCAGCCAGGCCATTCCGCTGTGGGTGAAAATTTCCGTGGCGCTGGCGCTGGGCCTGGGCACGGTGGTTGGCTTTCGTCGCATCGTTATTACCGTGGGCGAACGCATCGGTCGCCAGCATTTGAACTATGCACAGGGCGCCAGCGCCGAACTGGTGGCAATGGCGACCATCGGCATGGCGGACGGCGCCGGTCTGCCGGTTTCCACCACGCACGTGCTGACGTCTGGCGTGGCGGGCACTATGGTAGCTAACCGTTCAGGCCTGCAAATGTTAACGCTGCGTCGGCTCGCCGTGGCCTGGCTGCTAACGCTGCCGGTGTCGATCCTGCTGGCGGCGCTGCTTTACCTGATTTTCAGTGGCTTTTAG
- the dusC gene encoding tRNA dihydrouridine(16) synthase DusC yields MRVLLAPMEGVLDSLVRELLSAVNDYDLCITEFLRVVDQLLPAKSFYRLCPELHQQSRTPSGTRVRIQLLGQHPQWLAENAARAVELGSWGVDLNCGCPSKLVNGSGGGATLLKDPELIYRGAKAMRAAVPAHLPVTVKIRLGWDSDARQFEIADAVEQAGASELVVHGRTKEDGYRAERINWAAIGEIRQRLQIPVIANGEIWDWQSAQDCLAVTGCDAVMIGRGALNVPNLSRVIKYREPPMAWPEVVQLLQRYSVLEKQGDTGLYHVARIKQWLGYLRKNYVEADSLFTTIRTLRTSGAIADAINQIAMQLSREKSTTH; encoded by the coding sequence ATGCGTGTTTTGCTGGCGCCGATGGAAGGCGTACTCGATTCACTGGTGCGGGAATTACTCAGCGCCGTCAACGATTATGACCTGTGCATCACCGAGTTTTTACGGGTGGTGGATCAGCTGTTGCCAGCAAAATCGTTTTATCGTCTCTGCCCGGAGCTGCATCAGCAGAGCCGGACGCCCAGCGGCACGCGGGTACGCATCCAGCTGCTTGGACAACATCCACAGTGGCTGGCTGAGAACGCCGCGCGTGCGGTTGAACTCGGTTCCTGGGGCGTCGATCTGAATTGCGGCTGTCCGTCGAAGCTGGTTAACGGCAGCGGCGGCGGCGCCACCTTACTCAAAGATCCCGAACTGATTTATCGCGGCGCAAAAGCGATGCGTGCAGCGGTACCAGCGCATCTGCCGGTCACGGTGAAAATTCGCCTTGGCTGGGATTCCGACGCGCGGCAGTTTGAGATTGCCGATGCGGTGGAGCAGGCGGGTGCCAGCGAGCTGGTGGTGCATGGCCGAACCAAAGAAGATGGCTACCGTGCCGAGCGCATTAACTGGGCGGCGATTGGCGAGATTCGTCAGCGGCTACAGATTCCGGTGATCGCCAACGGTGAGATCTGGGACTGGCAAAGCGCGCAGGATTGTCTGGCAGTCACCGGCTGCGATGCGGTGATGATTGGCCGTGGCGCGCTCAATGTGCCGAACCTCAGTCGCGTGATTAAATACCGTGAACCACCGATGGCCTGGCCAGAGGTGGTGCAGTTACTTCAGCGTTACAGCGTGCTGGAAAAGCAGGGTGACACCGGGCTTTACCACGTCGCACGCATCAAACAGTGGTTGGGCTATCTGCGTAAAAACTACGTTGAGGCAGATTCCCTGTTCACGACCATTCGCACTTTGCGCACCTCCGGCGCCATTGCGGACGCGATCAACCAGATAGCGATGCAACTCAGCAGAGAAAAATCCACGACCCATTAG
- a CDS encoding endonuclease/exonuclease/phosphatase family protein, which yields MSHNAQGFSFKVLTINTHKGFTTFNRRFILPELREAVRATSADIVFLQEVMGTQAIHPLQEESWPGTSHYEFLADTMWNDFAYGRNAVYPEGHHGNAVLSRFPIIEYENRDISVPNSEKRGVLHCRLKVPERDIEVHVMCVHLGLRDAHRNAQMQMMCDMIADLPPDAPLVVAGDFNDWQHRANDFLQRGAGLEEVFSRVNGRPARTFPARFPILRLDRIYVRNAGISHPWALPAKPWSHLSDHAPLAVEIHL from the coding sequence ATGTCACATAACGCGCAAGGATTTTCGTTTAAAGTCCTCACGATCAATACGCATAAAGGGTTTACCACTTTCAACCGGCGGTTCATTTTGCCGGAACTGCGTGAAGCGGTACGCGCGACCTCCGCCGACATTGTTTTTCTGCAGGAAGTGATGGGTACGCAGGCGATTCATCCGTTGCAGGAGGAGAGCTGGCCGGGCACATCACATTATGAATTTCTTGCTGACACCATGTGGAACGATTTTGCCTATGGCCGCAACGCGGTCTATCCCGAAGGCCATCACGGCAACGCGGTGCTGTCGCGCTTTCCCATCATTGAGTATGAGAACCGCGATATTTCAGTACCTAACAGTGAAAAACGTGGCGTGCTGCACTGCCGCCTCAAGGTGCCAGAGCGCGATATTGAAGTGCATGTGATGTGCGTGCATCTCGGCCTGCGCGACGCGCACCGCAACGCGCAGATGCAGATGATGTGCGACATGATTGCCGATCTGCCGCCCGATGCGCCGCTGGTGGTTGCCGGTGATTTCAACGACTGGCAGCATCGCGCCAATGATTTTCTGCAGCGCGGTGCCGGGCTGGAAGAGGTGTTCAGCCGCGTCAATGGACGCCCGGCGCGCACCTTCCCTGCCCGCTTCCCCATTTTACGTCTTGACCGCATTTATGTTCGCAATGCGGGCATCAGTCATCCGTGGGCGCTACCGGCGAAACCCTGGTCACATCTGTCCGATCACGCCCCGCTGGCCGTGGAGATCCATTTATGA
- a CDS encoding MFS transporter, whose product MTQSAPLSNAQLNRRILSVIIFTFFCYLSVGLPLAVLPGFVHNQLGYSSFMAGLIISIQYFATLLSRPQSGTLADKLGPKRVVMLGLVCCGLSGLLTIAAALAASLPALSLGLLALGRVFLGIGESFTSTGSTLWGMNIVGPLQTARVISWNGVATYFAMALGAPLGVLLNTFFGLHGFAALVLLMGALGFVLASGKPAVSVALGERIPFHKVFSRVWFYGLGLGLGTIGFGVIATFITLYYASRDWQGAAFALTLFSLGFVVIRLLLGRFITQHGGLKVSLISFMVECIGLLIIWQADAIWLVDFGAFLTGAGFSLVFPALGVEAVKQVEQQNQGSALGTYSAFLDMGLGLTGPVAGLLIGRWGIASVYLAAALMVVGAMALILRLMQQQRILAKSH is encoded by the coding sequence ATGACCCAATCAGCCCCCCTCAGTAATGCCCAGCTTAACCGGCGTATTCTCTCCGTTATTATTTTTACCTTCTTCTGCTATCTCTCCGTTGGCCTGCCGTTAGCGGTATTGCCAGGTTTCGTGCATAACCAGCTTGGCTACAGCTCATTTATGGCTGGCCTGATTATCAGCATTCAATATTTTGCCACGCTGCTCAGCCGCCCGCAGTCGGGTACGCTGGCCGATAAGCTCGGGCCGAAGCGCGTGGTGATGCTGGGACTGGTCTGCTGTGGCCTCAGTGGCCTGTTGACGATCGCTGCGGCGCTGGCCGCCTCGTTGCCCGCGCTGAGCTTAGGCCTGCTGGCGCTGGGCCGCGTCTTTCTCGGCATCGGCGAAAGCTTTACTAGCACCGGTTCAACGTTGTGGGGCATGAACATTGTGGGTCCGCTGCAAACCGCACGCGTTATCTCATGGAACGGCGTGGCGACCTATTTTGCCATGGCGCTGGGCGCACCGCTGGGGGTGTTGCTGAACACGTTTTTTGGCCTGCACGGCTTCGCTGCGCTGGTGCTGCTGATGGGTGCGCTGGGTTTTGTGCTGGCCAGCGGCAAACCGGCAGTAAGCGTGGCGCTCGGGGAGCGAATTCCGTTTCACAAGGTATTCAGCCGCGTCTGGTTTTATGGCCTCGGATTAGGTCTTGGTACGATTGGTTTTGGCGTCATCGCCACCTTTATCACCCTCTATTATGCCAGCCGAGACTGGCAGGGCGCCGCTTTTGCGCTGACGCTGTTCAGCCTGGGCTTTGTGGTAATTCGGCTGCTGCTGGGCCGCTTTATTACCCAGCATGGCGGCCTGAAGGTCTCGCTAATCTCGTTCATGGTGGAGTGCATTGGCTTGTTGATTATCTGGCAGGCAGATGCGATCTGGCTGGTGGATTTCGGCGCTTTCCTCACCGGCGCCGGTTTTTCACTGGTCTTTCCGGCGCTGGGCGTTGAGGCGGTCAAACAGGTTGAGCAGCAGAATCAGGGATCGGCGCTCGGCACCTATTCCGCTTTCCTTGATATGGGGCTGGGATTAACCGGCCCGGTTGCTGGTTTATTGATTGGCCGCTGGGGCATCGCATCGGTCTATCTGGCCGCCGCGCTGATGGTGGTGGGCGCAATGGCGCTGATTCTGCGGCTGATGCAGCAGCAGCGTATCCTCGCTAAAAGCCACTGA
- a CDS encoding YbhQ family protein has product MKWSNRIQIVTGQTCVHIALHLLLIAALVWGWKHQALIEVSTVLISAYVTVCLAMIITQRIEHLRTIGDFLEEATTTYYFGAAMLTLFLVSHVVHNNLLVGGLGIIMLAGPAVVSLLAKEPARHIVKKRS; this is encoded by the coding sequence ATGAAATGGTCTAACCGTATCCAGATTGTCACCGGACAAACTTGTGTACATATTGCCCTGCATTTGCTGCTGATTGCGGCGCTGGTTTGGGGCTGGAAACATCAGGCGCTGATTGAAGTCAGCACGGTATTGATTTCCGCTTATGTCACGGTCTGTCTCGCGATGATTATCACCCAGCGCATTGAACACCTGCGCACCATTGGGGACTTTCTGGAAGAGGCAACTACCACCTATTATTTTGGCGCCGCGATGCTCACGCTGTTTCTGGTATCGCATGTGGTTCACAACAACCTGCTGGTCGGCGGTTTAGGCATTATTATGCTGGCTGGTCCTGCGGTGGTTTCGCTGCTGGCAAAAGAGCCGGCGCGTCACATCGTTAAAAAACGTTCCTGA